The following are encoded together in the Stegostoma tigrinum isolate sSteTig4 chromosome 20, sSteTig4.hap1, whole genome shotgun sequence genome:
- the LOC125461662 gene encoding LOW QUALITY PROTEIN: cytochrome c oxidase subunit 5B, mitochondrial (The sequence of the model RefSeq protein was modified relative to this genomic sequence to represent the inferred CDS: deleted 1 base in 1 codon): MALCMVRRMCALRGLAGGMSRLGAARITVSRPMASSGIPTDEEQSTGLERKTLQAMKKGMDPYSIFKPKEYAGTKEDPHIVPSITEKRLVGCICEEDNTAIVWFWLHSGSPSVVHPVDLTINLNIMSFLISSLTVAIDFLQ, from the exons ATGGCGCTGTGCATGGTTCGGAGAATGTGTGCGCTTCGCGGGCTTGCTGGCGGCATGAGCCGCCTCGGGGCAGCGAGGATCACTGTCTCTAGGCCCATGGCATCTTCGG GTATTCCTACTGATGAAGAACAATCAACTGGGCTTGAGCGGAAAACCTTGCAAGCTATGAAGAAAGGAATG GATCCCTACAGCATCTTCAAACCTAAAGAGTATGCAGGCACCAAGGAGGATCCCCATATTGTTCCGTCAATCACTGAGAAGAGGCTTGTTGGTTGCATTT GTGAAGAGGACAACACTGCAATTGTTTGGTTCTGGCTTCATTCGGGAAGT CCCAGCGTTGTCCATCCTGTGGATCTCACTATAAACTTGAACATCATGAGCTTCCTCATTAGCTCCTTAACAGTTGCTATTgactttctccagtaa